Proteins encoded within one genomic window of Ranitomeya variabilis isolate aRanVar5 chromosome 4, aRanVar5.hap1, whole genome shotgun sequence:
- the LOC143767873 gene encoding uncharacterized protein LOC143767873: protein MQYAYSQHEQDAITKLEKVHAAWRSLQKDRKKTSETAKNKFKQFVERLDDLFDIAQQDALALLKSEEDKAFLVKQRQKGRPGSMAGVDIKLCQAEEIKAQKELAKMNRQIQEETFDIETDDEDKLEEGKEEEDTEEDNIYQELESLEEMDNIPEEAAEDPGPSESKRMKLSFARGVKEILNMKLSIVLDQCKLSDRNAWDEWKTWKAQSKKQSYDCTAAAGPQTVNSHYDAEPGSRVTVEVLTGMRMNKQQ from the exons atgcaatatgcatactcccag CATGAGCAAGATGCAATTACTAAGCTGGAAAAAGTTCACGCCGCGTGGAGAAGTCTTCAAAAAGACCGGAAGAAAACATCGGAAACGGCCAAGAACAAATTTAAACAGTTTGTTGAAAGGTTGGATGATCTCTTTGATATTGCTCAACAAGATGCCTTGGCTCTGTTGAAATCGGAAGAAGATAAGGCGTTTCTCGTGAAACAGAGGCAGAAGGGCCGCCCAGGTTCCATGGCTGGAGTGGACATCAAGTTGTGTCAAGCTGAAGAAATCAAGGCGCAAAAGGAACTTGCAAAAATGAACCGACAAATCCAAGAAGAAACTTTTGATATTG agacggatgatgaagacaagctcgaagaaggaaaagaagaagaagatactgaagaggacaacatctaccaggaacttgagagcttggaggaaatggacaacatccctgaagaagctgcagaagatCCAGGACCATCTGAGAGCAAGAGGATGAAACTTTCATTTGCAAGGGGCGTTAAAGAGATTTTAAACATGAAATTATCCATTGTGTTAGATCAATGTAAGCTATCCGACAGAAATGCAT gggatgagtggaagacatggAAGGCACAAAGCAAGAAACAAAGCTATGACTGCACAGCTGCTGCTGGACCACAAACAGTTAACAGTCACTACGACGCTGAACCAGGATCCAGGGTCACGGTCGAGGTGCTCACAGGAATGAGGATGAACAAGCAGCAATGA